A window from Hoeflea sp. IMCC20628 encodes these proteins:
- a CDS encoding efflux RND transporter permease subunit, translating into MNFVDVAIRNARLTLAVLLFLIIAGSMAYVSIPKEAEPDIQIPIIYVSLSYSGISPEDSERLLLRPMETRLKNVTGIKEMRSTAYQGGGNVVIEFMAGADLAKALDDVRNKVSDAKPDLPQGADEPTVNEVNISEFPVLVVTLAGDVPERALTRAARELRDRMEEVNGVLEASLQGARDDLVEVIIDPVKLSSYGMQLDQLIAGVNASNSVVAAGALEGDEGYYAVKVPLLIETAEDVANLPIIAGANAVVRARDLATIRSTYKDAETITRLNGKPAIAIEVSKRTGANLIETVDAVKVVANEFKSLLPEGAVIGFSQDKSTSIRQLLGDLQNSVLTAVILVFIVILYALSGRASLLIGFAIPASFLMGILALSLAGLTVNIVVLFSLILAVGMLVDDAIIVTEFAERRMSEGMDRKEAFSLAAKRMAGPVVAATLTRVAAFSPLLFWPGMVGEFMKYMPITLIATLSASLLYALVFTPTLGALFAKPTVEDGPKRDGLYMRFVARAVRHPFIVVFFTLAALIIVPVAYGKYGKGVEFFPNVEPDYGLLYVHARGNLSLEEKDAAVRKVEKRILGWPGLTSVYTRVGKVSGGGNDVGEDVVGVIQYEFVDWRERKAAGEILDDFRRELTGFPGVDIEVLVPQGGPPTGKAIQIQLSAADPAGLADVARKVAAQLAETPGVIDISNGLPPPGVDWEIKVDRAVAARYGIGPASVGTVVQLVTSGLKLTDYRPAGADDAVDIRLRLPEDRRTLSTLDDLRIETAQGSVPISNFVTREPAASVGTLNRIDGVRTITISAGISEGIQADPLRQGIVAELEKANLEAMGIRWKLAGEDEEQKAAGEFLSKAFGAAIFLIFVVLLAQFNNFLSVALVLSAVVMSTIGVFLGLLIMEQPLGIVMTGIGIIALAGVVVNNNIVLIDTYDHLRREGSDKLDAILETCRERARPVVLTAVTAILGVLPIAFGFNLEIMAHETTYGAPSTQWWVSLSSAIVFGLAFSTILTLVVTPSLLMIVTRSKDSKITAWWQRMKARVGLGSKPALPSTRTEAAE; encoded by the coding sequence ATGAATTTTGTCGATGTCGCCATCCGCAATGCGCGGCTGACACTGGCGGTCCTGCTGTTTCTGATCATTGCGGGGTCGATGGCCTATGTCTCTATACCCAAGGAGGCCGAACCCGACATCCAGATTCCGATCATTTATGTGAGCCTGAGCTATTCCGGGATTTCGCCTGAGGATTCGGAACGGTTGCTGCTGCGGCCCATGGAAACGCGGCTCAAGAATGTCACCGGCATCAAAGAGATGCGCTCGACCGCCTATCAGGGTGGCGGCAATGTGGTTATCGAGTTCATGGCCGGCGCCGATCTTGCCAAGGCGCTGGACGACGTGCGCAACAAGGTGTCCGACGCCAAGCCGGATTTGCCGCAGGGTGCGGACGAGCCGACCGTCAACGAGGTCAATATCTCCGAATTTCCGGTGCTGGTGGTGACGCTGGCGGGGGATGTGCCCGAGCGCGCGCTGACCCGTGCTGCGCGCGAACTTCGCGATCGCATGGAAGAAGTCAACGGCGTGCTTGAAGCCTCGCTGCAGGGCGCGCGTGACGATCTGGTCGAGGTGATCATCGATCCGGTCAAGCTGTCATCCTACGGCATGCAGCTCGACCAGCTGATCGCCGGGGTCAATGCGTCCAATTCCGTGGTCGCAGCAGGTGCGCTGGAAGGCGACGAGGGTTATTACGCGGTGAAAGTGCCGCTGCTGATCGAAACTGCTGAAGACGTCGCCAACCTGCCGATCATTGCGGGCGCCAATGCGGTGGTGCGCGCTCGTGACCTTGCGACCATTCGCTCGACCTACAAGGATGCCGAGACCATAACCCGGCTGAACGGCAAGCCAGCGATTGCCATCGAGGTGTCGAAGCGAACCGGGGCGAACCTGATAGAGACCGTTGATGCGGTCAAGGTGGTGGCGAACGAGTTCAAATCACTGCTGCCGGAAGGCGCCGTCATCGGCTTCAGCCAGGACAAATCGACTTCGATCCGGCAATTGCTGGGCGACTTGCAGAACTCGGTGCTGACAGCGGTGATCCTGGTGTTCATCGTGATTCTGTACGCATTGTCCGGCCGGGCCTCGCTGCTGATCGGCTTTGCCATTCCGGCATCGTTTCTGATGGGTATCCTGGCGCTGTCGCTGGCGGGACTGACGGTCAATATCGTTGTGCTGTTCAGCCTTATTCTTGCTGTTGGCATGCTGGTCGATGACGCCATCATCGTGACTGAATTCGCCGAGCGGCGGATGAGCGAAGGCATGGACAGGAAAGAGGCGTTCTCACTGGCGGCCAAGCGCATGGCCGGACCTGTGGTTGCCGCCACCCTGACACGCGTTGCTGCGTTTTCGCCGCTGCTGTTCTGGCCGGGCATGGTTGGCGAGTTCATGAAATACATGCCGATCACGTTGATTGCGACACTCTCGGCGTCGCTGCTTTACGCATTGGTGTTCACGCCAACGCTGGGCGCGCTGTTCGCCAAGCCAACGGTGGAGGACGGCCCGAAGCGGGATGGGCTTTACATGCGCTTTGTCGCCCGCGCGGTGCGTCATCCGTTCATCGTGGTGTTTTTCACGCTTGCTGCGTTGATTATTGTTCCGGTCGCCTATGGCAAGTATGGCAAGGGCGTCGAGTTCTTCCCGAATGTCGAGCCCGACTACGGGCTCTTGTATGTGCATGCACGCGGCAACCTCTCGCTTGAGGAAAAGGATGCCGCCGTCAGAAAAGTCGAGAAACGGATTCTCGGCTGGCCCGGTTTGACCAGTGTCTACACCCGCGTCGGCAAGGTCAGCGGTGGCGGCAACGATGTCGGTGAAGATGTCGTGGGCGTGATCCAGTATGAATTTGTCGACTGGCGTGAACGCAAGGCCGCCGGTGAGATCCTGGATGATTTCCGGCGCGAGCTGACCGGATTTCCCGGTGTGGATATCGAAGTTCTGGTGCCGCAGGGTGGCCCGCCGACAGGCAAGGCGATCCAGATCCAGTTGTCGGCTGCCGATCCCGCAGGACTGGCGGATGTTGCGCGCAAGGTCGCCGCGCAACTGGCCGAGACGCCGGGTGTCATCGACATTTCCAACGGCCTGCCGCCGCCGGGCGTGGACTGGGAGATCAAGGTCGATCGCGCCGTGGCTGCGCGATATGGCATCGGTCCGGCCTCGGTCGGAACCGTGGTGCAACTGGTCACCAGTGGTCTGAAGCTCACCGATTACCGGCCTGCGGGCGCGGATGATGCGGTGGACATCAGGCTGCGGCTTCCCGAGGACCGGCGCACATTGTCGACGCTTGACGATCTCAGGATTGAGACCGCGCAGGGTTCGGTGCCGATCTCCAACTTCGTCACCCGCGAACCGGCGGCGAGCGTCGGGACGCTCAACCGTATCGACGGCGTGCGCACCATCACCATTTCGGCGGGTATCAGCGAAGGCATTCAGGCCGATCCGCTGCGTCAGGGCATCGTTGCGGAACTGGAAAAGGCCAATCTCGAAGCGATGGGGATCCGCTGGAAGCTGGCGGGTGAAGATGAAGAGCAGAAGGCTGCCGGCGAGTTCCTGTCAAAGGCCTTCGGTGCTGCGATCTTCTTGATCTTCGTGGTGCTTCTGGCCCAGTTCAACAACTTCCTGTCAGTGGCGCTGGTGCTGTCGGCGGTGGTGATGTCGACCATCGGCGTGTTCCTCGGTCTGCTGATCATGGAGCAGCCGCTCGGAATCGTCATGACCGGCATCGGCATCATTGCGCTGGCCGGGGTGGTGGTGAACAACAACATCGTGCTCATCGACACCTATGACCATTTGCGGCGCGAGGGCAGCGACAAGCTCGATGCAATCCTCGAGACCTGTCGCGAGCGTGCCCGTCCTGTGGTGCTGACCGCCGTCACCGCGATCCTCGGCGTGCTGCCGATTGCTTTCGGGTTCAACCTCGAGATCATGGCGCATGAGACCACCTATGGTGCGCCTTCGACGCAATGGTGGGTTTCGCTGTCGAGCGCCATCGTGTTCGGGCTGGCGTTCTCGACCATTCTCACGCTTGTGGTGACACCGTCACTCTTGATGATTGTGACGCGCTCGAAGGACAGCAAGATCACGGCCTGGTGGCAACGGATGAAGGCGCGTGTCGGACTTGGCAGCAAGCCAGCCCTGCCGAGCACGCGGACGGAAGCTGCAGAATAG